In Ascochyta rabiei chromosome 2, complete sequence, one genomic interval encodes:
- a CDS encoding 12-oxophytodienoate reductase, whose translation MAPPPELNVGVPDLEYFTPQHVTSPGTPVSSTQEKPVPALFQPLTIRGTTLRNRILVAPMCQYSTASHGPATGALTDYHIATLGHYALKGAALVMFEATGVQFNGRISPNCPGIWSDAQIPALRRVSDFIKSQGSLSAIQLAHAGRKASTCAPWIAGAQRTSGGKRKVSVRASEAAGGWPDDVVGPMGGEEWTWDEKKLDDEVGGYWAPRALSETEIAELVADWAKAAERSVKAGIDVIEIHGAHGYLIHQFLSPLTNQRTDKYGGSFENRTRLLLEIIQAIRAVIPQSMPLYLRISATEWMEETDLGQRLGSWDVESSIRLAKIVAGLGVDLLDVSSGGNHVQQRLNPFDTKDYQTRIASRIREEVKKDGGKLFIGAVGLITEAEQARDIVEEGGAALAARSSDPDIAQEARAAVRMTDSHNGANGNEPQADVILVARQFLREPEWVLRVAWQLDVDVAWPNQFLRVRFPKL comes from the coding sequence ATGGCACCACCCCCTGAGCTCAATGTCGGAGTTCCCGACCTCGAGTATTTCACTCCTCAGCACGTCACCTCCCCCGGCACGCCAGTGTCTTCGACACAAGAAAAGCCAGTTCCCGCACTGTTCCAACCGCTCACCATCCGCGGCACGACCCTTCGCAACCGCATTCTTGTCGCGCCCATGTGCCAGTATTCAACAGCGTCTCATGGTCCAGCAACCGGTGCGCTGACGGACTACCACATCGCTACTCTGGGCCACTACGCGCTCAAAGGCGCGGCGCTGGTCATGTTCGAAGCTACGGGTGTCCAATTCAACGGCCGCATATCGCCAAACTGCCCCGGAATATGGAGCGATGCACAGATCCCCGCATTGCGCCGCGTGAGCGACTTCATCAAATCCCAGGGCAGTCTTAGTGCCATTCAGCTAGCCCACGCCGGGCGCAAGGCGAGTACCTGCGCGCCCTGGATTGCTGGAGCGCAGCGCACGAGTGGGGGAAAGAGAAAGGTCAGTGTGCGGGCAAGCGAAGCCGCGGGTGGGTGGCCCGACGATGTTGTAGGGCCTATGGGGGGTGAGGAGTGGACGTGGGATGAGAAGAAGTTGGATGATGAGGTTGGTGGGTACTGGGCACCGCGAGCGCTGAGCGAGACAGAGATTGCTGAGCTGGTGGCGGACTGGGCCAAGGCGGCGGAGAGAAGTGTCAAGGCAGGTATTGATGTTATTGAGATTCACGGCGCCCACGGATATCTCATCCATCAATTTCTCTCGCCCCTCACAAACCAGCGGACCGACAAATATGGCGGGAGTTTCGAGAACAGGACGCGGCTGCTGCTTGAGATTATCCAAGCCATCCGCGCCGTCATTCCGCAGTCGATGCCGCTGTACTTGCGCATCAGTGCAACCGAGTGGATGGAGGAGACGGACCTGGGCCAGCGCCTCGGTAGCTGGGACGTCGAGAGTTCAATCCGCCTAGCCAAGATCGTAGCAGGGCTAGGCGTGGATCTCCTGGACGTCAGCAGCGGCGGCAACCACGTGCAGCAGAGGCTCAATCCCTTCGACACCAAGGACTACCAGACACGCATCGCCTCGCGCATCAGAGAGGAAGTCAAGAAAGACGGCGGCAAGCTGTTCATCGGTGCCGTAGGCCTCATCACCGAAGCCGAGCAGGCGCGCGACATAGTCGAAGAGGGCGGTGCTGCCCTTGCTGCGCGATCCAGCGACCCAGACATTGCACAGGAAGCGCGCGCCGCTGTGCGCATGACCGATTCCCACAACGGCGCCAACGGTAACGAGCCCCAGGCTGATGTCATCCTGGTCGCGCGGCAGTTTTTGCGCGAGCCCGAGTGGGTGCTGAGAGTGGCGTGGCAGCTGGACGTGGACGTTGCGTGGCCGAACCAGTTCCTGAGGGTGCGGTTCCCGAAGCTGTGA